In Capra hircus breed San Clemente chromosome 26, ASM170441v1, whole genome shotgun sequence, the following are encoded in one genomic region:
- the FRAT1 gene encoding proto-oncogene FRAT1 translates to MPCRREEEEEAGEEEEEEEDSFLLLEQSVTVGGSVEVDRLVAQIGETLQLDAAQDRPASACAPPGPPLQPPRPPAAVRADKARAPAQPLLLPPASVEAGGPAPPGALRCALGDRGRLRGRAAPYFVAELAAGPSALSPLPPQPSLDGPLGADKRGSPQPLSGPCRRGWLRDAAASRRLQHRRGLQPTARNGDDDPHRLLQQLVLSGNLIKEAVRRLHSRRLQLHAKLPQRQLLGPLSAPVHEPPSPRSPRAACSDPGPSGRRAQLRTGDSVLVPGS, encoded by the coding sequence ATGCCGTGccggagggaggaggaagaggaagccggcgaggaagaggaggaggaggaggacagctTCCTACTGCTGGAACAGTCGGTGACTGTGGGCGGCTCGGTTGAGGTGGACCGGCTGGTGGCCCAGATCGGCGAGACGCTGCAGCTGGACGCGGCGCAGGACCGCCCTGCCTCCGCGTGCGCGCCCCCGGGGCCGCCACTGCAGCCCCCGCGGCCCCCGGCGGCGGTGAGAGCGGACAAGGCCCGGGCGCCAGCGCAGCCGCTGCTTCTACCGCCCGCGTCGGTCGAGGCTGGGGGCCCGGCGCCCCCGGGGGCCTTGCGCTGCGCCCTCGGGGACCGCGGCCGCTTGCGGGGCCGGGCTGCGCCCTACTTTGTGGCGGAGCTCGCCGCAGGCCCCAGCGCGCTGTCCCCATTGCCCCCTCAGCCCAGCCTTGATGGGCCTTTGGGAGCAGACAAACGGGGTTCCCCGCAGCCCCTGTCGGGCCCTTGCCGGCGAGGTTGGCTGCGGGACGCCGCTGCCTCCCGCCGCCTCCAGCACCGACGCGGGCTACAGCCTACAGCCCGCAACGGCGACGACGACCCGCACCGGCTCCTGCAGCAGCTCGTGCTCTCGGGAAACCTCATCAAGGAGGCGGTGCGGAGGCTTCATTCGCGACGGCTGCAATTGCACGCAAAGCTCCCCCAGCGCCAGCTCCTGGGCCCTCTGTCGGCCCCAGTGCATGAGCCCCCTTCGCCCCGCAGCCCTCGCGCGGCCTGCAGCGACCCCGGCCCGTCCGGGAGGAGGGCGCAGCTCAGAACAGGCGACAGCGTTCTAGTCCCTGGCAGCTAA
- the FRAT2 gene encoding GSK-3-binding protein FRAT2, with protein sequence MPCRREEEEEAGEEEEEEEDSFLLLEQSVTVGGSVEVDRLVAQIGETLQLDAAQDRPASACAPSGPPLQPPRPPAAVRADKARAPAQPLLLPAVSVEAGGPAPPGALRCALGDRGRVRGRAAPYFVAELAAGASTLPGPCRRGWLRGAVTSRRLQQRRWPPAGARANDDDPHRLLQQLVLSGNLIKEAVRRLQRAVAAVAATGPAGPPGPGASRSRPDPVSLQPSGALH encoded by the coding sequence ATGCCGTGccggagggaggaggaagaggaagccggcgaggaagaggaggaggaggaggacagctTCCTACTGCTGGAACAGTCGGTGACTGTGGGCGGCTCGGTTGAGGTGGACCGGCTGGTGGCCCAGATCGGCGAGACGCTGCAGCTGGACGCGGCGCAGGACCGCCCTGCCTCCGCGTGTGCGCCCTCGGGGCCGCCACTGCAGCCCCCGCGGCCCCCGGCGGCGGTGAGAGCGGACAAGGCCCGGGCGCCAGCGCAGCCGCTGCTTCTACCGGCCGTGTCGGTCGAGGCTGGGGGCCCGGCGCCCCCGGGGGCCTTGCGCTGCGCCCTCGGGGACCGCGGCCGCGTGCGGGGCCGGGCTGCGCCCTACTTTGTGGCTGAGCTCGCCGCTGGAGCCAGCACATTACCCGGGCCGTGCCGGCGAGGATGGCTGCGGGGCGCTGTCACCTCCCGCCGCTTGCAACAGCGACGATGGCCCCCAGCTGGGGCGCGCGCCAACGACGACGACCCGCACCGGCTTCTGCAGCAGTTGGTGCTCTCGGGGAACCTCATCAAGGAGGCCGTGCGGAGGCTCCAGCGAGCAGTCGCCGCGGTGGCAGCCACAGGCCCCGCGGGTCCCCCCGGACCGGGGGCTAGCCGCAGCCGACCGGATCCTGTCTCCCTTCAACCCTCCGGCGCTTTGCACTGA